The following are encoded together in the Kribbella voronezhensis genome:
- a CDS encoding DUF6668 family protein, whose amino-acid sequence MTQPQQNPWTRQQPPTQAPQPHQGPPQPVNLTPRGPSAPQHGVTAPAEDQRLPKFAIPAADTLWWVGVHGGSGETTMSLLLPGTRAAGHRWPIPPPPVPTPVVLVARTHGAGLRAAQRAAIEWASGVVQGIAVLGLVLIADAPGRLPRVLDDFADIVGGGVPRVWDIPWIEEWRRGEDPTPENTPDEVFEVLESIYALRASNPADYPAPY is encoded by the coding sequence ATGACGCAACCGCAGCAGAACCCGTGGACTCGGCAACAACCGCCGACCCAGGCGCCGCAACCGCACCAGGGGCCCCCGCAGCCGGTGAACCTGACGCCCCGGGGGCCGTCCGCCCCGCAGCACGGTGTGACCGCCCCGGCGGAGGACCAGCGGCTGCCGAAGTTCGCGATTCCCGCCGCAGACACGCTCTGGTGGGTCGGGGTGCACGGCGGCTCGGGTGAGACCACGATGTCGCTGCTGCTCCCCGGGACCAGGGCCGCCGGTCACCGGTGGCCGATCCCGCCGCCGCCGGTGCCGACACCGGTCGTGCTGGTCGCACGCACCCATGGCGCCGGCCTCCGGGCAGCGCAGCGGGCAGCGATCGAGTGGGCCTCCGGTGTGGTCCAGGGGATCGCCGTGCTCGGGCTGGTGCTGATCGCGGACGCTCCCGGCCGGTTGCCCCGGGTGCTGGACGACTTCGCCGACATCGTCGGCGGCGGGGTGCCGAGGGTCTGGGACATCCCGTGGATCGAGGAGTGGCGAAGGGGGGAGGACCCCACGCCGGAAAATACTCCCGACGAGGTTTTCGAAGTACTTGAATCCATCTACGCTCTTCGCGCGTCGAACCCAGCGGATTACCCCGCCCCTTACTGA
- a CDS encoding TrbC/VirB2 family protein produces MFAKFVPLLAPLVGVEPPTEASGGIKTVVGWVTWIAFSICVLGVIIAGAMMAIGQRRGEGGEHAARLGWVLAACIVIGSASALVGALLK; encoded by the coding sequence ATGTTCGCAAAATTCGTTCCGCTTCTTGCCCCCCTGGTCGGCGTCGAGCCGCCGACCGAGGCCTCCGGCGGAATCAAGACGGTGGTCGGCTGGGTGACCTGGATCGCCTTCTCCATCTGTGTTCTCGGTGTCATCATCGCCGGCGCCATGATGGCCATCGGCCAGCGTCGCGGCGAGGGTGGCGAGCACGCCGCCCGGCTCGGCTGGGTGCTCGCGGCCTGCATCGTGATCGGTTCGGCGTCGGCGCTGGTCGGGGCGCTGCTGAAATGA
- a CDS encoding SCO6880 family protein produces the protein MRDQVAAADSVRSTPRTYGNWRQPASAGIAGLGTLGTMIMMGGLVVTLIATMAGGLLGAVISMTIVGITLLMLMTKDKHGQSSLQRLSTRIGWQRAKMAKHNIYRSGPLGRTPWGKFQLPGLAAASQLSEYQDSYGRPFALLFYPSTRHFTVVINAEPDGASLVDEDQVDNWVAHWGQWLASLGHEPGVVAASVTVESAPDTGIRLRREVTHNTQDGTPAIARAMLAEVIQTYPEGSALVSARVALTFKGTDRQGKRRKEEDMGRELASRLPALTQSLNSTGAGAARPVTAQELCETVRIAYDPAAAVLIDEARSQGMSPELQWTDVGPAGAQSFWDKYRHDSAWSVTWQMTQAPRGEVFSSVLSQLVAPHPDIDRKRVTLLYRPLDAATSARMVEADKRNASFRATASARPSARSLAEARAADRTAMEEARGAGLVNFGMVVTGTVMSAEQLPDMIAAIDNLGATARVLLRPAYGSQDSAFVAALPLGVVLQSHLSVPAGIREAL, from the coding sequence ATGAGGGACCAAGTGGCAGCGGCTGACAGCGTGCGGAGCACGCCCAGGACCTACGGCAACTGGCGCCAGCCGGCGTCGGCGGGCATCGCGGGCCTGGGCACGCTCGGCACCATGATCATGATGGGCGGCCTGGTGGTGACGCTCATCGCCACCATGGCCGGCGGACTGCTCGGCGCGGTGATCTCGATGACGATCGTCGGGATCACCCTGCTGATGCTGATGACGAAGGACAAGCACGGCCAGTCCAGCCTGCAGAGACTCTCGACCCGAATTGGATGGCAGCGAGCAAAGATGGCCAAGCACAACATCTACCGTTCCGGTCCGCTCGGCCGTACGCCGTGGGGCAAGTTCCAGCTCCCCGGACTCGCGGCCGCATCCCAGTTGAGCGAGTACCAGGACTCCTACGGCCGCCCGTTCGCCCTGCTCTTCTACCCGAGCACCCGGCACTTCACCGTCGTCATCAACGCGGAGCCGGACGGCGCCTCGCTGGTCGACGAGGACCAGGTCGACAACTGGGTCGCGCACTGGGGCCAGTGGCTCGCGTCGCTCGGTCACGAGCCGGGCGTCGTCGCCGCCTCGGTGACGGTGGAGAGCGCACCTGACACCGGGATCCGGTTGCGCCGCGAGGTCACCCACAACACCCAGGACGGTACGCCGGCGATCGCGCGGGCGATGCTGGCCGAGGTGATCCAGACGTACCCGGAGGGGTCCGCGCTGGTGTCCGCCCGGGTCGCGTTGACGTTCAAGGGCACGGACCGGCAGGGCAAGCGCCGCAAGGAAGAGGACATGGGCCGCGAGCTCGCGTCCCGGCTGCCCGCTCTCACCCAGAGCCTGAACTCGACCGGCGCCGGTGCTGCCCGGCCGGTGACCGCGCAGGAGCTCTGTGAGACGGTCCGGATCGCGTACGACCCGGCCGCCGCAGTACTGATCGACGAGGCTCGTAGTCAGGGCATGTCGCCGGAGCTGCAGTGGACCGATGTCGGTCCGGCCGGTGCGCAGTCGTTCTGGGACAAGTACCGGCACGACAGTGCGTGGTCCGTGACGTGGCAGATGACGCAGGCACCGCGCGGTGAGGTGTTCTCGTCCGTGCTGTCGCAGTTGGTTGCCCCGCATCCGGACATCGACCGCAAGCGCGTCACGCTGCTGTACCGGCCGCTGGACGCGGCCACGTCGGCGCGCATGGTGGAGGCGGACAAGCGCAACGCCTCGTTCCGCGCGACCGCCTCGGCCCGCCCGTCGGCCCGCTCGCTGGCCGAAGCAAGGGCCGCTGACCGTACTGCGATGGAAGAAGCGCGCGGAGCCGGTCTGGTGAACTTCGGCATGGTCGTCACCGGCACGGTGATGTCCGCCGAGCAACTGCCCGACATGATCGCCGCGATCGACAACCTCGGTGCCACCGCCCGGGTGCTGCTCCGGCCGGCGTACGGATCGCAGGACTCCGCCTTCGTCGCGGCGCTGCCGCTCGGCGTCGTCCTGCAGAGCCACCTGTCGGTTCCGGCCGGCATCCGGGAAGCCCTATGA
- a CDS encoding ATP/GTP-binding protein: MSKKKKPVDPMRGGKRPMPRGWPGMAGGYSTYLQAPAEWRGTTVQVCGMWPFAAGTGSPMVGVPIGRNILSGATMCCDPISWFMRAKLISNPSVFVLGKPGLGKSTIIRRMALGLAGYGVMPLVLGDLKPDYKDLIEALGGQVIQLGRGRGHLNVLDPGESRKAALRLTGSARQAIQADAHGRRSTMVSALISIMRSAPPTDREETIIDEALKVLDERHDGTPVLRDLLKVVQEAPDRVRDVALDRGSMERYRQITEGLEASLIGLVGGGRLGEIFSEQTDHPMAMDRPVVFDVSNIDDSETSLQAAVLLACWSYGFGAVAVSQALADAGLEPRRHYFVILDELWRVLRAGRGLVDRVDALTRLNRQRGVGMAMISHTMSDLLALEHPEDRMKAKGFVERSGMVICGGLPRAEMENLTAVVPLSGEEQNMLIGWQDPPAWDPATGEEAAPPGRGNFLVKVGGRPGIPVHVALTSVEREINDTNKLWKTGADGRPLKVEIGDDGTEEVVEEYTFDDPTMLPPPDPSTRLAPPPDPATRIVAKAGVEE; the protein is encoded by the coding sequence GTGAGCAAGAAGAAGAAGCCGGTCGACCCGATGCGGGGCGGCAAACGCCCGATGCCGCGCGGCTGGCCCGGTATGGCCGGCGGCTACTCGACCTACCTGCAGGCCCCGGCCGAGTGGCGCGGTACGACGGTGCAGGTCTGCGGGATGTGGCCGTTCGCGGCCGGCACCGGCAGCCCGATGGTCGGCGTACCGATCGGCCGCAACATCCTCTCCGGCGCGACCATGTGCTGCGACCCGATCAGCTGGTTCATGCGCGCCAAGCTGATCTCCAACCCGTCGGTCTTCGTGCTCGGCAAGCCCGGTCTGGGCAAGTCGACGATCATCCGGCGGATGGCCCTCGGACTGGCCGGGTACGGCGTGATGCCGCTCGTGCTCGGCGACCTGAAGCCGGACTACAAGGACCTCATCGAGGCGCTGGGCGGTCAGGTGATCCAGCTCGGCCGCGGCCGTGGCCACCTGAACGTGCTCGACCCCGGCGAGTCCCGCAAGGCCGCGTTGCGGCTGACCGGCAGTGCTCGGCAAGCGATCCAGGCGGACGCGCACGGCCGCCGTTCCACCATGGTGTCCGCGCTGATCTCGATCATGCGCTCGGCGCCACCCACCGACCGCGAAGAGACCATCATCGACGAGGCCCTGAAGGTCCTCGACGAACGCCACGACGGCACCCCCGTACTGCGGGACCTCCTCAAGGTGGTCCAGGAGGCCCCGGACCGGGTCCGCGACGTCGCCCTCGACCGCGGCAGCATGGAGCGCTACCGGCAGATCACGGAAGGCCTCGAAGCCTCCCTGATCGGTCTGGTCGGCGGTGGCCGGCTCGGTGAGATCTTCTCCGAGCAGACCGACCACCCGATGGCGATGGACCGGCCGGTCGTGTTCGACGTCTCCAACATCGACGACTCCGAGACGAGCCTGCAGGCCGCGGTGCTGCTGGCCTGCTGGTCGTACGGCTTCGGTGCTGTCGCTGTCTCGCAGGCGCTGGCCGATGCCGGGCTGGAGCCACGGCGGCACTACTTCGTCATCCTGGACGAGCTGTGGCGGGTACTGCGCGCAGGCCGCGGCCTGGTTGACCGGGTCGACGCGCTGACCCGTCTGAACAGGCAGCGCGGTGTCGGGATGGCGATGATCTCGCACACCATGTCCGACCTGCTCGCGCTGGAGCACCCCGAGGACCGGATGAAGGCGAAGGGTTTCGTCGAGCGCTCCGGCATGGTGATCTGCGGCGGGCTGCCGCGCGCCGAGATGGAGAACCTGACCGCCGTCGTACCGCTGTCGGGTGAGGAGCAGAACATGCTCATCGGCTGGCAGGACCCGCCGGCCTGGGACCCGGCCACCGGTGAGGAGGCGGCGCCACCCGGACGAGGGAACTTCCTGGTCAAGGTCGGTGGCCGCCCGGGCATCCCGGTGCATGTCGCGCTGACCTCGGTCGAGCGCGAGATCAACGACACGAACAAGCTGTGGAAGACCGGCGCGGACGGCCGGCCGCTGAAGGTGGAGATCGGCGACGACGGGACCGAGGAGGTCGTCGAGGAGTACACCTTCGACGACCCGACCATGCTGCCGCCGCCCGACCCGAGCACCCGGCTGGCCCCACCGCCCGACCCTGCCACCCGGATCGTCGCGAAGGCTGGAGTTGAGGAATAG
- a CDS encoding type IV secretory system conjugative DNA transfer family protein codes for MAQGKKSTGPAGLSVESILVFVGIGLFVIVVGGIWSSLKIAAAINNTRDVGGNPVGAITDLIDGTLEWSGAATGVLLLEIVLLAVLGGGGYYLAVRMGRPGSRVDRSAQLMSKRTEIYKLTREGAQEIANRLGAGHAGPGVMIGRTVRDNLEVFGSWEDMHVDVWGPRTGKTTSRAVPAILEAPGSVIATSNKRDIVDATRDPRAAKGPVWVFDPQEVCGEEPAWWWNPLSYITDETKARQLAEHFVASQRSESARTDAFFDAAGTDLLAGLLLAAAVAKRPITQIYSWLADPRNDEPERILRSTPGLQLSADALAGVISAPDKQRGGIYGTAQQSAQFLINRKVTRWVIPNGPNDNRPQFNPYQFVREGGTLYSLSKEGAGTAGPLVTALTVAVVEAAEDYAKTCAGGRMPSPLVGVLDEAANVCRWKDLPDLYSHFGSRGIVLMTILQSWAQGVECWGERGMEKLWSAANIRVYGGGVSDANFLERLSKLIGDYDITSNSVSYNKGERGTSKQTQRHHIMEVSDLASMPPGRAVVFPSGIPATMIKTVPWMAGPYAAAVKASFAHHDPGASAPAITQGGAGAWIAAGRNQPTAPVAPSGPPAPVWEQTEEQRRGW; via the coding sequence GTGGCCCAGGGCAAGAAGTCCACCGGTCCGGCCGGGTTGTCGGTCGAGTCGATCCTGGTGTTCGTCGGGATCGGCCTGTTCGTGATCGTGGTCGGTGGGATCTGGTCGTCGCTGAAGATCGCCGCCGCGATCAACAACACCCGCGACGTCGGCGGGAACCCGGTCGGCGCGATCACCGACCTGATCGACGGCACCCTGGAGTGGTCGGGCGCCGCGACCGGTGTCCTGCTGCTGGAGATCGTCCTGCTCGCCGTGCTCGGCGGTGGTGGGTACTACCTCGCCGTACGGATGGGCAGGCCCGGCTCCCGGGTGGACCGGTCCGCCCAGTTGATGTCGAAGCGCACGGAGATCTACAAGCTCACCCGCGAGGGGGCTCAGGAGATCGCCAACCGGCTCGGCGCCGGGCATGCGGGTCCGGGCGTCATGATCGGCCGCACGGTCCGCGACAACCTCGAGGTGTTCGGTTCCTGGGAAGACATGCACGTCGACGTCTGGGGCCCTCGGACCGGTAAGACCACGTCGCGCGCGGTGCCGGCGATCCTGGAGGCGCCGGGCTCGGTGATCGCCACCTCCAACAAGCGGGACATCGTCGACGCCACCCGCGATCCGCGCGCGGCCAAGGGGCCGGTCTGGGTGTTCGACCCGCAGGAGGTCTGCGGCGAGGAACCCGCCTGGTGGTGGAACCCGCTCAGCTACATCACCGACGAGACGAAGGCACGCCAGTTGGCCGAGCACTTCGTCGCGTCGCAGCGGTCCGAGTCGGCCCGCACGGACGCCTTCTTCGATGCCGCCGGCACCGATCTGCTGGCCGGTCTGCTGCTGGCCGCGGCAGTGGCCAAGCGCCCGATCACCCAGATCTACAGCTGGCTGGCGGATCCCCGCAACGACGAGCCGGAGCGCATCCTGCGATCCACGCCTGGGCTGCAGCTGTCCGCGGACGCACTCGCCGGTGTGATCAGCGCACCGGACAAGCAGCGCGGCGGCATCTACGGAACCGCCCAGCAGAGCGCGCAGTTCCTGATCAACCGCAAGGTGACCCGCTGGGTCATCCCGAACGGACCGAACGACAACCGGCCGCAGTTCAACCCGTACCAGTTCGTCCGCGAAGGCGGCACGCTGTACAGCCTGTCCAAGGAAGGCGCCGGTACTGCGGGCCCGCTGGTCACCGCGTTGACGGTGGCCGTGGTCGAAGCCGCCGAGGACTACGCGAAGACCTGTGCGGGCGGCCGGATGCCGAGTCCGCTGGTCGGCGTACTGGACGAGGCAGCGAACGTCTGCCGCTGGAAGGACCTGCCGGACCTCTACAGCCACTTCGGCTCGCGCGGCATCGTGCTGATGACGATCCTGCAGTCCTGGGCCCAGGGGGTCGAGTGCTGGGGCGAGCGCGGCATGGAGAAGCTCTGGTCCGCGGCGAACATCCGCGTGTACGGCGGTGGTGTGTCCGACGCGAACTTCCTCGAGCGCCTGAGCAAGCTGATCGGCGACTACGACATCACGTCGAACTCGGTGTCGTACAACAAGGGTGAACGCGGTACCAGCAAGCAGACCCAGCGGCACCACATCATGGAGGTCTCCGACCTCGCCTCGATGCCGCCCGGGCGCGCGGTCGTGTTCCCGTCCGGGATCCCGGCCACGATGATCAAGACGGTCCCGTGGATGGCCGGCCCGTACGCGGCGGCGGTGAAGGCCTCGTTCGCGCACCACGACCCGGGTGCGTCGGCTCCTGCCATCACCCAGGGCGGCGCGGGCGCGTGGATCGCCGCCGGCCGCAACCAGCCCACTGCGCCGGTCGCTCCGAGCGGACCGCCGGCACCGGTCTGGGAGCAGACCGAGGAGCAACGCCGTGGATGGTGA
- a CDS encoding DUF4913 domain-containing protein yields MDGEGELFYPHVAAFVEDRLVYLYCRRIGQQFVWCPEWYRHAEALSRLDSIWRAWEHLRLDPATGMSVWWRDHADPHMMALLDPDGPFAACRGSHSDYPIPPLPVQEPPAGLFFDQRQPNLRGV; encoded by the coding sequence GTGGATGGTGAAGGCGAGCTCTTCTACCCCCACGTCGCCGCGTTCGTCGAGGACCGGCTGGTCTACCTGTACTGCCGGCGCATCGGGCAGCAGTTCGTCTGGTGCCCCGAGTGGTACCGGCACGCGGAGGCGCTGAGCCGGCTGGACTCGATCTGGCGGGCATGGGAGCACCTCCGGCTCGACCCGGCGACCGGGATGTCGGTGTGGTGGCGTGACCATGCCGACCCGCACATGATGGCGTTGCTCGACCCGGACGGGCCGTTCGCGGCCTGCCGTGGTTCGCACAGTGACTACCCGATCCCGCCGCTGCCGGTGCAGGAGCCACCGGCCGGCCTCTTCTTCGACCAGCGCCAGCCGAACCTGCGCGGCGTCTGA
- a CDS encoding TetR/AcrR family transcriptional regulator produces MTTPRQRAHQQTMTDILRIAHQQLRTEGSAGLSLRAIARELGLVSSAIYRYVPSRDELLTLLIEESYNAFGDAVEAAEARCHRGDLGRRWLTIGRAVRRWAVANPAEWALLYGSPVPGYHAPPERTTAAGSRVPLLLLGLLADAELEPSQDDPPMTAALRRELDRLRPSLPGELQPEILARGLLAFSSLCGLVSLELFGQFTNTVTQFPAHLDHQLTRLGKSLGLPAPSA; encoded by the coding sequence ATGACGACGCCGAGACAGCGCGCGCATCAGCAGACGATGACCGACATCCTCCGGATCGCGCACCAGCAGCTCCGCACCGAGGGCTCGGCCGGTCTCTCGCTGCGCGCGATCGCCCGCGAACTCGGCCTGGTCTCGTCAGCCATTTACCGGTACGTGCCGAGCCGCGACGAGTTGCTCACCCTGCTGATCGAGGAGTCGTACAACGCGTTCGGTGACGCGGTGGAGGCTGCCGAGGCTCGCTGCCACCGCGGCGACCTGGGCCGACGCTGGCTGACCATCGGACGCGCCGTACGCCGGTGGGCCGTCGCCAATCCGGCAGAGTGGGCCCTGCTCTACGGCAGCCCGGTCCCCGGGTACCACGCGCCTCCTGAACGGACCACTGCCGCCGGGAGCAGGGTTCCCCTCCTCCTGCTCGGGCTGCTCGCAGACGCCGAGCTGGAGCCGTCTCAGGACGACCCACCGATGACGGCTGCTCTCCGGCGTGAGCTGGACCGGCTGAGGCCCTCACTGCCCGGCGAGCTCCAGCCGGAGATCTTGGCGCGCGGTCTGCTGGCCTTCTCGTCGCTCTGCGGCCTGGTGAGCCTGGAGCTGTTCGGACAGTTCACCAACACCGTCACCCAGTTCCCGGCCCACCTCGACCATCAACTCACCCGCCTCGGCAAATCCCTCGGCCTACCAGCACCCAGCGCCTAG
- a CDS encoding YrdB family protein, producing the protein MQEIWRWSNLGLAFAVELAGLGIFAWWGWRTGGSTPIKLLLAIGLPVLAAVVWGLFAAPTANYGSPVVTTIVKIAFFGLAGLALWSLDHWLLGTVFVLVVAANLLIIRVGHITA; encoded by the coding sequence ATGCAGGAGATCTGGCGCTGGAGCAACCTGGGACTGGCGTTCGCGGTCGAGCTGGCCGGGCTCGGGATCTTCGCGTGGTGGGGCTGGCGGACCGGCGGCAGTACGCCGATCAAGCTGCTGCTCGCGATCGGGCTGCCGGTGCTGGCCGCGGTCGTCTGGGGCCTCTTCGCCGCACCGACGGCGAACTACGGCAGCCCGGTCGTCACCACGATCGTCAAGATCGCCTTCTTCGGCCTGGCCGGCCTGGCCCTGTGGAGCTTGGACCACTGGCTCCTCGGCACCGTCTTCGTCCTCGTCGTAGCCGCCAACCTCCTGATCATCCGCGTCGGCCACATCACCGCCTGA
- a CDS encoding MerR family transcriptional regulator gives MKIGAAAKASGVSARSLRYYEDEGLIVPGRFSNGYRDYCQSTIDRVAVIRSLLESGLPVRLVRELLPHLGAGSVCSEFVDEVEQYRDRLARRVAVLTAQQAALDEYLREVGRIA, from the coding sequence ATGAAGATCGGCGCGGCCGCCAAGGCCAGCGGTGTGAGCGCGAGGTCCCTGCGGTACTACGAGGACGAGGGCCTGATCGTCCCCGGCCGGTTCAGCAACGGCTACCGCGACTACTGCCAGTCGACCATCGACAGGGTCGCCGTGATCCGCTCGCTGCTCGAGTCCGGGCTTCCGGTCCGGCTGGTGCGAGAGTTGCTGCCCCACCTCGGCGCCGGCTCGGTCTGCTCCGAGTTCGTGGACGAGGTCGAGCAGTACCGCGATCGGCTCGCACGCCGAGTCGCCGTACTCACTGCACAGCAGGCGGCGCTGGACGAGTACCTGCGCGAAGTCGGCCGCATCGCTTGA
- a CDS encoding zinc-binding dehydrogenase: MESNETMRALVQRSHRGPDDLILTDVRRPSPGAGEYLVRVGAAGVNFADVMQTYGRYGGGPKPPYAAGFEAAGEIVGIGPEVPSALPVGTHVIGAGTGAFSEYVVMQAAEVLPVPTGWSDAEALGLVLNWATALAALKPLGGLEPGETVLIHAAAGGVGQAAVRLARHYGARVIATAALAKHDTVRALGADEVVDSACSDLAAEVARLTGGVDLVLESVGRTTFAASMSAAKPITGRVVVYGASSGDAAVTTHDLVFTSPVQLKGLHIGAFAAAVPTVYRSMITELQELVAQGVYPPGRSQLHALADGPAVLRELEAGRTTGKHALDPWR, from the coding sequence ATGGAGAGCAACGAGACGATGCGGGCGCTGGTCCAGCGGTCGCACCGGGGACCTGACGACCTGATCCTGACCGACGTACGCCGACCCTCACCAGGCGCTGGGGAGTACCTCGTGCGAGTGGGAGCCGCCGGGGTCAACTTCGCCGACGTCATGCAGACGTATGGGCGCTACGGCGGAGGGCCGAAGCCGCCGTACGCAGCAGGCTTCGAGGCTGCGGGGGAGATCGTCGGGATCGGTCCAGAGGTGCCCAGTGCGTTGCCGGTCGGCACACATGTCATCGGAGCGGGCACGGGAGCCTTCTCGGAGTACGTCGTCATGCAGGCGGCCGAGGTGCTTCCGGTACCGACGGGGTGGAGCGATGCCGAGGCTCTCGGGCTGGTGTTGAACTGGGCGACTGCGTTGGCGGCGTTGAAGCCTCTGGGCGGTCTGGAGCCGGGGGAGACGGTCCTCATTCACGCTGCGGCTGGAGGCGTGGGGCAGGCTGCTGTGCGCCTCGCTCGCCACTACGGCGCCCGCGTGATTGCCACAGCTGCGTTGGCGAAGCACGACACCGTAAGAGCGCTCGGCGCCGACGAGGTGGTGGACAGTGCATGCTCCGACCTCGCAGCCGAGGTCGCCCGCCTCACTGGTGGCGTCGACCTGGTCCTGGAATCGGTCGGACGCACTACCTTCGCGGCCAGCATGTCCGCCGCCAAACCGATCACCGGACGCGTCGTCGTGTACGGCGCTTCGTCCGGCGACGCTGCTGTGACTACTCACGACCTGGTCTTCACCAGTCCGGTGCAGCTCAAAGGGCTGCACATCGGCGCGTTCGCCGCCGCTGTGCCGACTGTCTATCGGTCCATGATCACAGAGCTACAGGAACTCGTTGCCCAGGGCGTCTATCCACCAGGCCGGTCGCAGCTTCATGCACTGGCCGACGGACCGGCCGTACTGCGTGAGCTCGAAGCTGGCCGGACCACTGGCAAACACGCGCTCGATCCCTGGCGCTAG
- a CDS encoding MATE family efflux transporter translates to MPLTWKTQDREILRLAVPAFFALVSEPLMLLADSAIVGHLGTPQLAALGVAGTILQTLVGICVFLAYGTTSAVARRIGAGDHKGALAQGIDGLWLALLLGVVLAVAGLLFAPLAIAGFHPSPDVADYAVTYLRISCLGIPSMLLLLAATGVLRGLQDTKTPMVVAVSANLANIALNFLLVYGLDLNIAGSALGTAIAQTAAGAALVVVVVRGARRDGAKLRPDRPGILASAHAGVPLVVRTLTLRVAIVLTTFVATSLGTTSVAAHQVAFTLWSFLALALDAIAIAAQALTGRSLGAGDVVGTRAITRRMMWWGLASGVVGGLALWGLRDLYVPLFTKDPEVRHTLAAILLVAAIWQPVNGVVFVLDGVLIGAGDGPYLAVAGIIALLLFAPLALSVQWFDRGIVALWWAFGGYMLLRFLTLTLRERRDGWLVTGAVR, encoded by the coding sequence ATGCCCCTTACCTGGAAGACCCAGGACCGGGAGATCCTCCGGCTGGCCGTGCCGGCGTTCTTCGCGCTGGTGTCCGAACCCCTGATGCTGTTGGCCGATTCGGCGATCGTGGGACACCTCGGTACGCCGCAGCTGGCGGCACTCGGAGTCGCCGGAACGATCCTGCAGACGCTGGTCGGGATCTGCGTCTTCCTGGCGTACGGGACGACCTCAGCGGTGGCCAGACGCATCGGTGCGGGCGACCACAAGGGAGCACTCGCGCAGGGCATCGACGGACTCTGGCTGGCCCTGCTGCTGGGCGTCGTACTGGCTGTTGCCGGGCTGCTGTTTGCTCCGCTCGCCATAGCTGGGTTCCACCCCTCGCCGGACGTGGCGGACTACGCAGTGACCTACCTGCGGATCTCCTGTCTCGGCATCCCGTCCATGCTCTTGCTGCTAGCGGCTACCGGCGTACTGCGCGGTCTGCAGGACACCAAGACGCCCATGGTGGTCGCTGTCTCGGCCAACCTCGCCAACATCGCGTTGAACTTCCTGCTCGTCTACGGCCTCGACTTGAACATCGCAGGCTCAGCACTCGGTACGGCGATCGCCCAGACAGCCGCCGGAGCAGCACTAGTCGTCGTGGTGGTCCGCGGCGCTCGGAGAGACGGCGCCAAGCTCCGCCCGGATCGCCCGGGAATCCTCGCTTCCGCACACGCCGGAGTACCGCTCGTAGTACGGACGCTCACGCTGCGCGTAGCCATCGTGCTCACCACCTTCGTAGCCACCTCACTCGGTACTACGTCGGTCGCAGCGCACCAGGTCGCCTTCACACTGTGGTCGTTCCTTGCGCTTGCGCTCGATGCGATCGCCATCGCTGCTCAAGCCCTGACCGGCCGCTCACTGGGCGCCGGGGACGTCGTCGGCACCCGGGCGATCACCCGCCGGATGATGTGGTGGGGGCTGGCGTCGGGAGTGGTGGGCGGCCTGGCTCTGTGGGGACTGCGCGACCTCTACGTGCCGCTGTTCACCAAGGACCCCGAGGTGCGCCACACGCTGGCCGCGATCCTGCTGGTTGCCGCAATCTGGCAGCCGGTCAACGGGGTGGTGTTCGTGCTGGACGGCGTACTGATCGGTGCCGGCGACGGTCCCTATCTGGCGGTGGCAGGGATCATCGCGCTGCTCCTGTTCGCGCCGCTCGCGCTGAGCGTGCAGTGGTTCGACCGTGGCATCGTCGCGCTGTGGTGGGCGTTCGGTGGGTACATGCTGCTGCGGTTCCTCACGCTGACGCTCCGAGAACGCCGGGACGGCTGGCTGGTCACCGGCGCCGTCCGCTGA